The Winogradskyella schleiferi genome has a window encoding:
- a CDS encoding AraC family transcriptional regulator: protein MNTEKTSLKSIATGTFEETFIEDGFFVLTNKNEDDTAEILEREIDSSYIQFHFCTKGSAAFVFNQGTYTLNINEDTSLLLYNPQRDLPIHLEMKPHSWLVSLVISIKKFHGLFSEDANYVTFLTDDNRDKKYYKDGDVSPSMAVVLNQLMSFNLNSSIKQLYFKGKAYELLSLFFNRSEDADIEQCPFLVDEVNVAKLKKAKDIIIANMAEPPTLQELADDIGLSLKKLKEGFKQIYGDSVFSFLFDYKMEVARKLLESGDYNVNEVGLKVGYSTGSHFIAAFKKKFGTTPKKYVLGSS, encoded by the coding sequence ATGAATACGGAAAAAACATCCCTAAAAAGTATCGCTACAGGTACTTTCGAAGAAACCTTCATCGAAGACGGCTTTTTTGTGTTGACCAATAAGAATGAAGATGATACGGCTGAAATTCTTGAACGTGAGATTGATAGCAGCTATATTCAATTTCATTTTTGTACCAAAGGGTCTGCAGCTTTTGTTTTTAACCAAGGCACTTATACGCTGAATATTAATGAAGATACCTCGCTTTTACTTTATAACCCACAGCGCGATTTGCCGATTCATTTAGAAATGAAACCACATTCTTGGTTGGTGTCGCTTGTCATTTCAATTAAAAAATTTCATGGCTTATTTTCTGAGGATGCTAATTATGTTACCTTTTTAACCGACGATAATAGAGATAAAAAGTATTATAAAGATGGCGACGTTTCGCCGTCAATGGCTGTGGTTTTGAATCAATTGATGAGTTTCAACTTAAATTCATCCATAAAACAATTATACTTTAAGGGAAAGGCTTACGAATTATTGAGTCTGTTTTTTAATAGAAGTGAAGATGCAGATATTGAGCAATGTCCGTTTTTAGTAGATGAGGTCAACGTAGCCAAACTAAAAAAAGCCAAAGACATCATCATAGCCAATATGGCAGAACCGCCGACCTTGCAGGAATTGGCAGATGACATAGGACTAAGCCTAAAAAAATTAAAAGAAGGTTTTAAACAAATTTATGGCGACTCTGTTTTTAGCTTTTTGTTCGATTATAAAATGGAAGTGGCCCGTAAACTTTTGGAATCTGGCGATTATAACGTGAATGAAGTTGGGCTAAAAGTGGGTTACAGCACTGGAAGCCACTTTATAGCTGCTTTTAAAAAGAAATTTGGGACAACGCCTAAGAAGTATGTTTTGGGTTCGAGTTAG
- the hemA gene encoding glutamyl-tRNA reductase: MPNRSKYFYAIGLSYKKADAEVRGHFSLSDTAKQNVLAQAKQNGIESILLVSTCNRTELYGFAEHPFQLIQLLCDNTKGTVEEFQDVAYVYKNKDAITHMFRVGSGLDSQILGDFEIISQLKFGARASKKAGLLNSFTERLLNAVIQASKRIKNETELSSGATSVSFASVQYIMNNVKQISKKNILLFGTGKIGRNTCENLVKHTKNPHITLINRTKDKAEEVAGKFNLVVKDYENLQEELNASDIVIVATGAENPTVYKSLISTDKPLLVLDLSIPKNVNEDIREHSNITLVHLDDLAKITDDTLEKRKTYIPAAESIISEIMAEFNAWLDTLKFVPTIQAIKHKLTDFKNSEFNTQRKKLVDFNEDQAEIITNNLIQKITNQFAHHLREDSNTSDESIELIKKIFQLENTQNV, translated from the coding sequence ATGCCAAACAGAAGCAAATATTTTTACGCTATAGGTCTCAGCTATAAAAAAGCTGATGCGGAAGTGCGTGGTCATTTTAGTTTAAGTGACACGGCAAAACAAAACGTTTTGGCGCAAGCGAAACAGAATGGCATTGAAAGTATTCTATTGGTTTCGACATGTAACCGAACCGAACTTTACGGTTTTGCGGAACATCCTTTTCAATTGATTCAACTGTTGTGTGACAACACTAAAGGTACAGTTGAAGAATTTCAAGATGTGGCTTATGTTTATAAAAACAAGGACGCCATAACCCACATGTTTCGTGTAGGTTCTGGTTTGGATAGTCAGATCCTAGGCGATTTTGAAATTATCAGTCAACTGAAATTTGGTGCAAGAGCGTCAAAAAAAGCCGGCTTACTAAATTCGTTTACGGAACGTTTGCTAAATGCCGTTATCCAAGCCAGTAAGCGCATTAAAAATGAAACCGAATTATCATCAGGTGCAACTTCTGTATCTTTCGCTTCCGTTCAGTATATCATGAATAATGTTAAGCAAATTTCAAAAAAGAATATTCTACTCTTTGGAACTGGAAAAATAGGACGTAATACTTGTGAGAATTTAGTAAAACATACTAAAAATCCTCACATTACTTTAATCAACAGAACTAAAGATAAAGCTGAAGAAGTTGCTGGTAAGTTTAACCTTGTTGTAAAGGATTACGAAAATTTACAAGAAGAACTCAATGCGTCTGATATTGTTATTGTCGCTACAGGAGCAGAAAATCCCACCGTCTATAAGTCTTTAATCTCTACGGATAAACCTTTATTGGTTTTAGATTTATCGATTCCGAAAAATGTGAATGAAGATATTAGGGAACATTCCAATATCACTTTAGTGCATTTAGATGATTTGGCGAAAATTACGGATGATACTTTAGAAAAACGGAAAACCTATATTCCCGCTGCTGAGTCCATTATTTCAGAAATCATGGCAGAATTTAATGCGTGGTTAGACACCCTTAAATTTGTACCAACCATACAGGCCATTAAGCATAAATTAACGGATTTTAAAAATTCTGAATTTAATACCCAACGCAAGAAATTGGTGGATTTTAATGAAGACCAAGCTGAAATCATTACAAATAATCTCATTCAGAAAATCACGAATCAATTCGCACACCACCTAAGGGAAGATAGCAACACTTCCGATGAGAGTATAGAGCTCATCAAAAAAATATTTCAGTTAGAAAACACCCAGAATGTCTAA
- the hemC gene encoding hydroxymethylbilane synthase, protein MSKIIRIGTRDSQLALWQAKTVQSQLEHLGHKTVLVPVKSTGDLVLDKPLYELGITGIFTKTLDIAMLNGDIDIAVHSMKDVPTVLPKGIVQAAVLKRGNINDTLVFKKNEEFLSAKDAIIATGSLRRRAQWLNRYPTHTVVGLRGNVNSRLEKLETNEDWNAAIFAGAGLGRLNITPENSINLHWMIPAPAQGAVMVVALEADEETRAICAEINDEVTEICTSIEREFLNRLEGGCTAPIGAICYINKEEEVNFKGILLSKDGTKKIEVTKVVPLGKHDDIAEFCADYVIGKGGRILIDELGRGDKVTNIYSTKKLTNDQLALFHEAVVTESNDAIKINPNRLSKSIVRNEIENVIITSKNAVDALLHNFSPAELQFKNIYCVGRKTKRLVEKRIGKVKHHEKYAKDLAEHMMEFMDGTEATYFCSNLRLDTIPDILTKNNIKVNEVEAYETKFDAEKVESDIDGVMFYSPSTVQSFLKQNKAKGIAFCIGETTAAEAKKYFEDVRVAKVPLVESVVELVNEYYS, encoded by the coding sequence ATGTCTAAAATAATTCGCATTGGCACACGCGACAGCCAGCTCGCTTTGTGGCAAGCAAAAACCGTTCAATCCCAACTTGAACATTTAGGTCATAAAACCGTCCTTGTCCCCGTAAAATCAACAGGAGATTTAGTGCTCGACAAACCGTTGTACGAACTTGGTATTACAGGTATTTTTACAAAAACCTTAGATATTGCGATGCTCAATGGAGATATCGATATCGCAGTACATTCCATGAAAGATGTTCCAACCGTTTTACCTAAAGGCATTGTACAGGCTGCAGTTTTAAAACGAGGCAATATTAACGATACCTTGGTGTTTAAAAAAAATGAAGAGTTTTTATCTGCAAAAGATGCGATTATCGCTACGGGAAGCCTAAGACGTCGCGCACAATGGTTGAATCGTTATCCTACGCATACCGTTGTTGGGTTGCGAGGCAACGTAAATTCAAGATTGGAGAAACTTGAAACTAATGAGGACTGGAATGCGGCTATTTTTGCAGGAGCAGGTTTGGGACGCTTAAATATTACACCCGAAAATTCAATCAATCTACATTGGATGATTCCTGCGCCAGCACAAGGAGCTGTTATGGTTGTCGCATTGGAAGCTGACGAAGAAACTAGAGCTATTTGCGCAGAAATCAATGACGAGGTAACTGAAATTTGTACTTCTATAGAACGTGAGTTTCTAAATCGCCTAGAAGGTGGTTGTACAGCACCAATCGGAGCTATTTGTTATATCAATAAAGAGGAAGAAGTTAACTTTAAAGGCATTCTTTTAAGTAAAGATGGCACCAAAAAAATTGAAGTTACCAAGGTTGTCCCCTTGGGAAAACACGACGACATAGCAGAATTCTGTGCCGATTATGTCATTGGCAAAGGCGGTCGGATTTTAATTGACGAATTGGGTCGTGGCGATAAAGTCACGAATATTTATTCAACAAAAAAACTCACTAATGACCAGTTGGCATTGTTTCACGAGGCTGTGGTTACAGAAAGTAATGATGCGATAAAAATTAACCCAAATCGATTGAGTAAAAGTATTGTTCGTAACGAAATTGAAAACGTGATTATCACTAGCAAAAATGCAGTCGACGCTCTTCTGCATAATTTTTCGCCTGCAGAATTACAATTCAAGAATATCTATTGCGTCGGTAGAAAAACGAAACGATTAGTTGAAAAACGCATAGGAAAGGTTAAACATCATGAAAAGTATGCTAAAGATTTAGCCGAACACATGATGGAATTTATGGATGGGACAGAAGCGACGTATTTTTGTAGTAATTTAAGATTGGATACCATTCCAGATATTCTAACAAAAAATAACATCAAAGTAAACGAGGTTGAAGCCTACGAAACCAAATTCGATGCTGAAAAAGTAGAAAGCGATATAGATGGCGTCATGTTTTATAGTCCATCGACTGTTCAAAGCTTCTTAAAGCAGAACAAAGCGAAAGGCATTGCATTTTGTATTGGAGAAACGACCGCTGCAGAGGCTAAAAAATATTTTGAAGACGTAAGAGTGGCTAAAGTGCCGCTGGTAGAGAGTGTTGTGGAGTTGGTAAATGAGTATTACAGCTAG
- a CDS encoding four helix bundle protein, translating to MRNFRTLEIWKNGIELVKQVYVLSQQLPSEEKFGLRSQVTRAAVSIPSNIAEGCSRNSDIEFKRFLEIAMGSLFEVETQLIISEELDFIPKDNLKDIFELLNKEAKMMNSLINRIKNS from the coding sequence ATGAGAAATTTTAGAACACTTGAAATTTGGAAAAACGGAATCGAACTAGTAAAGCAGGTTTATGTCCTTTCACAACAATTGCCATCTGAAGAAAAATTTGGTTTAAGAAGTCAAGTAACTAGAGCTGCGGTTTCAATACCATCAAATATAGCAGAAGGTTGCAGCAGAAACAGCGATATAGAATTCAAACGATTTCTTGAAATAGCAATGGGTTCACTATTTGAAGTTGAAACACAATTGATTATTTCAGAGGAATTAGATTTTATTCCCAAAGATAATTTAAAAGACATTTTTGAACTTCTCAATAAAGAAGCAAAAATGATGAATAGTTTAATAAACAGAATTAAAAATAGCTGA
- the hemE gene encoding uroporphyrinogen decarboxylase: protein MMKNDLFLRALKGETVERPPVWMMRQAGRYLPEFMEIKAKYDFFTRCQTPELASEITVQPIRRYGMDAAILFSDILVIPQAMNIEVQMKPNFGPYLPNPIRSQKDVDNVIVPDVKEALSYVYEAIKATKEKLNDEIPLIGFAGSPWTILCYCVQGQGSKNFDKAKEFCFTNPIAAHQLLQKITDTTIAYLKEKVKAGCNAVQVFDSWGGMLSPVDYQEFSWQYIQQIINALKDEAPVIAFGKGCWFALNEMSKSGASALGIDWTCSARNARYLTGGNITLQGNFDPTRLFSPPSEIKKMVTQMINEFGKDKYIVNLGHGILPNIPLENAKAFIDAVKAYKSPS from the coding sequence ATTATGAAAAACGATTTATTCCTAAGAGCATTAAAAGGCGAAACCGTAGAACGCCCGCCTGTTTGGATGATGCGTCAAGCAGGACGCTACTTACCTGAATTCATGGAAATCAAAGCCAAGTACGATTTCTTTACACGTTGCCAAACACCTGAATTAGCAAGTGAAATTACGGTTCAGCCGATTCGTCGTTATGGCATGGATGCTGCAATTTTGTTTTCAGATATTTTGGTGATTCCACAAGCCATGAATATTGAGGTACAGATGAAACCAAATTTTGGGCCCTATTTACCAAATCCTATTCGTTCTCAAAAAGATGTGGATAATGTAATTGTTCCAGATGTAAAGGAAGCTTTAAGCTATGTTTACGAGGCGATAAAAGCCACCAAAGAAAAACTCAATGATGAAATTCCGCTAATTGGTTTTGCGGGTTCGCCATGGACCATTCTATGTTATTGTGTACAAGGTCAAGGCTCTAAAAACTTTGATAAAGCTAAAGAGTTTTGTTTTACCAATCCAATAGCAGCACACCAATTATTACAGAAAATTACGGATACAACCATTGCTTATTTAAAGGAAAAAGTGAAAGCGGGTTGTAATGCGGTTCAGGTTTTTGATTCTTGGGGAGGCATGTTGTCACCAGTCGATTATCAAGAATTTTCTTGGCAGTATATTCAACAAATTATTAATGCTTTAAAAGATGAGGCACCTGTCATCGCGTTTGGAAAAGGCTGTTGGTTTGCTCTAAATGAAATGTCTAAATCTGGAGCATCAGCATTAGGAATAGATTGGACCTGTTCTGCCAGAAATGCACGCTATTTGACAGGAGGTAATATTACATTACAAGGAAACTTTGACCCAACGCGTTTATTTTCGCCACCATCTGAAATAAAAAAGATGGTAACTCAAATGATTAATGAGTTTGGAAAAGACAAATACATTGTTAATTTAGGTCATGGTATTTTACCAAATATTCCTTTGGAAAACGCTAAGGCCTTTATTGATGCGGTGAAGGCGTATAAGAGCCCATCCTAA
- a CDS encoding EI24 domain-containing protein: MINNILKGIKAYTGAFTLISRLKLWKYFAVPIIISLVTATIIGLSAYGLSDNMGRFIAKVWVWEWGKDTFTSISTFIGAIVIIAMGLILYKHIIMALSAPFMSPVSEKIEAHLTGVEKHQHRNTSFQEQLWRGIRINVRNLGRELIITIPILMLKFIPVVNIFSTVLLFLVQAYYAGFGNMDYTLERHFKYRESIRFVRQHRGIAIGNGVVFMLFLLIPVIGVILVLPMSVTAASLKTVEILKEKDLLNNVVLNQEG; the protein is encoded by the coding sequence ATGATAAACAACATACTAAAAGGCATAAAAGCATATACAGGAGCCTTCACATTGATTTCAAGATTAAAACTTTGGAAATACTTTGCCGTTCCTATTATTATTAGTTTGGTAACAGCTACTATCATCGGACTTTCGGCATACGGACTATCGGATAATATGGGCCGTTTTATTGCCAAAGTATGGGTTTGGGAATGGGGTAAGGACACCTTTACTTCCATCTCCACTTTTATAGGCGCCATTGTCATTATTGCTATGGGTTTGATCTTGTACAAACATATTATCATGGCATTGTCTGCGCCATTTATGAGTCCGGTTTCAGAAAAAATTGAAGCGCATCTAACAGGTGTAGAAAAACATCAGCACCGCAATACCTCATTTCAGGAACAACTCTGGAGAGGGATTCGAATTAATGTTAGAAATCTAGGTAGAGAACTCATTATTACCATCCCTATTTTGATGTTAAAGTTTATTCCTGTCGTCAATATATTTTCAACTGTATTATTGTTTTTAGTTCAGGCGTATTATGCTGGCTTTGGAAATATGGACTATACCTTAGAGCGCCATTTTAAATATCGCGAAAGTATTCGGTTTGTAAGACAGCATAGAGGAATTGCTATTGGAAATGGCGTTGTGTTTATGTTATTTCTATTGATTCCGGTAATTGGCGTTATTTTGGTGTTGCCTATGAGTGTCACTGCCGCATCATTAAAAACCGTTGAAATTTTAAAGGAAAAAGATCTCTTGAACAATGTGGTTTTAAATCAAGAAGGATGA
- a CDS encoding GNAT family N-acetyltransferase, giving the protein MIAKFKDFEINPVHNGDAWKICDFVIANETRLSRYFPKTLKDNYNPTLSKLFVAQKVKQFQNKEEFLFTLKHSETRELVGLLFLKELDWETNQGEFGYCIGYTFEGQGLTSEAIQHLSKYAFNEIGLETIQIIAHKENLQSVKVATNNNFEWRKTLLNEFTPNGEAPLDMELYELYKY; this is encoded by the coding sequence ATGATTGCGAAGTTCAAAGATTTTGAAATCAATCCTGTCCACAATGGAGATGCTTGGAAAATTTGCGATTTCGTTATTGCAAATGAAACCCGATTAAGCCGCTACTTCCCTAAAACTTTAAAAGACAACTATAATCCCACTTTATCCAAACTCTTTGTTGCACAAAAAGTAAAACAATTTCAGAATAAAGAAGAGTTTCTATTCACATTAAAACATTCTGAAACACGGGAATTGGTAGGATTACTTTTCCTTAAAGAACTAGATTGGGAAACAAATCAAGGCGAATTCGGCTATTGTATTGGTTATACTTTTGAAGGCCAAGGTTTGACTTCTGAAGCTATTCAACATTTATCAAAATATGCTTTTAATGAAATAGGATTGGAAACGATCCAAATTATAGCACATAAAGAAAATTTGCAGAGTGTGAAAGTCGCTACAAACAATAATTTTGAATGGCGAAAAACATTGCTGAATGAATTTACACCAAATGGAGAAGCACCTTTGGATATGGAGTTGTACGAATTATATAAATACTAA
- the hemF gene encoding oxygen-dependent coproporphyrinogen oxidase has product MKDKFFKYIHQLQDTITSKLETVDGKAKFQEDIWERPEGGGGRTRVIENGNVFEKGGVNISGVHGKLPDSMQKYFGVEDADFFACGLSLVLHPTNPMVPTVHANWRYFEMYDKNGNIVDQWFGGGQDLTPYYLFEDDARHFHQTCKTACDKHNPNFYPKYKARCDEYFYNTHRNEGRGIGGLFFDYCKKTEEMNMQNWYAFVTEVGDSFLEAYVPIVEKRKNLEYSKAQRDWQEIRRGRYVEFNLVHDKGTLFGLKTNGRIESILMSLPPHVQWVYDHHPKAGSDEEKLLKVLHNPKEWV; this is encoded by the coding sequence TTGAAAGACAAATTCTTTAAATACATACATCAATTACAAGACACCATAACCTCAAAACTGGAAACCGTTGATGGCAAAGCCAAATTCCAAGAGGACATTTGGGAACGACCAGAAGGTGGAGGCGGAAGAACACGAGTCATAGAAAACGGCAATGTGTTCGAAAAAGGAGGTGTCAATATTTCTGGGGTTCACGGAAAATTACCCGATAGTATGCAAAAGTACTTTGGTGTTGAAGACGCCGATTTTTTTGCATGTGGATTAAGTTTAGTATTGCATCCTACAAATCCAATGGTACCAACAGTTCATGCAAATTGGAGATACTTTGAAATGTATGATAAAAACGGTAATATTGTTGACCAATGGTTCGGCGGCGGACAAGATTTAACGCCTTACTATTTGTTTGAAGACGATGCGAGACATTTTCATCAAACTTGTAAAACAGCTTGCGATAAACATAATCCTAATTTTTATCCGAAATACAAAGCACGTTGTGATGAATACTTTTACAACACACACCGAAATGAAGGTCGTGGCATAGGTGGATTGTTTTTTGACTATTGTAAAAAAACAGAGGAGATGAACATGCAAAACTGGTACGCCTTTGTTACAGAAGTTGGCGATAGTTTCTTAGAAGCTTATGTGCCAATAGTTGAAAAAAGAAAAAACTTAGAGTACTCGAAAGCACAACGCGACTGGCAAGAAATTAGAAGAGGTCGCTATGTAGAATTCAATTTGGTACACGATAAAGGCACGTTATTTGGATTGAAAACCAATGGAAGAATTGAAAGTATTTTAATGAGTTTACCGCCACATGTACAGTGGGTTTATGACCATCATCCAAAAGCCGGCAGTGACGAAGAAAAACTGCTTAAAGTTTTGCATAATCCAAAAGAATGGGTATAA
- the hemB gene encoding porphobilinogen synthase — MFPIRRNRRLRTNEAIRSLVRETYITPNDFLVPLFVVEGKGVKEEIASMPNYYRFSLDLLKDEVKLLWSLGLKSVLLFVKVDDQLKDNKGTEALNPNGLMQRAIKTVKEVCPDMLVMTDVALDPFSSYGHDGIIEGGKIINDATVEVLAEMSISHAEAGANFVAPSDMMDGRILGIREALDQTNLFDVGIMSYSAKYASAFYGPFRDALDSAPVDLVDIPKDKKTYQMDFANRDEAIRETEMDINEGADIVMVKPGLCYLDIVRDIKNSFDIPLAVYQVSGEYAMLKAAAEKGWLDHDAVMMEQVTSIKRAGADIIASYFAKDVVKLIS; from the coding sequence ATGTTTCCAATACGAAGAAATAGACGATTAAGAACCAACGAAGCCATAAGAAGTTTGGTTAGGGAAACCTACATCACACCAAACGATTTTTTAGTGCCACTATTTGTGGTTGAAGGCAAAGGCGTAAAAGAGGAAATAGCATCGATGCCAAATTACTACCGTTTTAGTTTGGATTTATTGAAAGATGAAGTGAAATTATTGTGGAGCCTAGGTTTAAAGTCGGTTTTGCTATTCGTGAAAGTGGATGATCAATTAAAAGACAACAAAGGAACTGAAGCTTTGAACCCAAACGGATTAATGCAACGTGCTATAAAAACCGTAAAGGAAGTTTGCCCAGATATGTTGGTAATGACCGATGTGGCTTTAGACCCATTTTCGTCCTACGGACACGATGGCATTATTGAAGGCGGAAAAATAATAAACGATGCAACGGTCGAGGTTTTAGCCGAAATGAGCATTTCCCATGCCGAAGCTGGCGCCAATTTCGTAGCACCAAGTGATATGATGGACGGCAGAATATTAGGTATTCGTGAAGCTTTAGACCAAACTAATCTTTTCGATGTAGGCATTATGAGTTATTCCGCAAAATACGCCTCGGCTTTTTATGGGCCTTTTAGAGATGCTTTGGATTCTGCACCTGTGGATTTGGTTGATATACCAAAAGACAAAAAAACCTATCAAATGGACTTTGCCAATAGAGACGAAGCTATTAGGGAAACCGAAATGGATATTAATGAAGGTGCAGATATTGTGATGGTAAAACCAGGTTTGTGCTATTTGGACATTGTTCGCGATATTAAAAATAGTTTTGATATCCCACTTGCTGTTTACCAAGTTTCTGGAGAATATGCCATGTTAAAAGCTGCAGCCGAAAAAGGTTGGTTGGACCATGATGCTGTGATGATGGAGCAAGTGACTTCTATTAAGCGTGCTGGTGCAGATATTATTGCATCATATTTTGCAAAGGATGTTGTTAAATTGATTTCGTAA
- a CDS encoding CNNM domain-containing protein gives MGLLIFYAVISVFFSFLCSILEAVLLSITPTFINLKKKEGKSYAENLENLKKDVDRPLIAILTLNTIAHTVGAILVGVQAKVAYAELYGTTERTVLGINFTEDLMVGIVSTVMTILILVASEIIPKTIGATYWKKLANFTSKALNILIFPLKWTGILWLLQLTTKLIGGKGHGSVLNRESFAAMADIAHEEGVFEENESTIIKNLLTFKQVFAKDIMTPRTVMKAVDQNTSVEEFFKKNMDLRFSRIPIYSEEADNIKGLVLKDEVFKEMALDNGSKTLSDLKRDIIVVERNSPLPTLFSKLVDSRNHMAMVVDEYGSVSGIVTMEDVIETLLGLEIMDESDDVSDLQHMARKSWEARAKKLGILEDKPAIENTSEENE, from the coding sequence ATGGGCTTACTCATTTTTTACGCCGTCATATCCGTATTTTTTTCATTCTTGTGCTCCATTTTGGAAGCCGTACTTTTAAGTATAACACCAACGTTTATAAATCTTAAAAAGAAAGAAGGAAAATCTTATGCCGAAAATCTAGAAAATTTAAAAAAGGACGTGGATCGTCCTTTAATTGCTATTCTTACGCTAAATACCATAGCGCATACCGTTGGTGCCATCTTGGTTGGTGTGCAGGCCAAAGTGGCTTATGCAGAATTGTATGGTACTACAGAAAGAACTGTTTTAGGCATCAATTTTACAGAAGACCTAATGGTTGGTATCGTTTCTACTGTTATGACCATTCTAATTTTGGTGGCTTCAGAAATTATTCCAAAAACTATTGGTGCAACATATTGGAAAAAATTGGCCAATTTTACATCTAAAGCATTGAATATTTTAATTTTCCCGTTAAAATGGACAGGTATTCTATGGCTATTACAATTAACCACAAAACTAATTGGTGGCAAAGGTCATGGAAGTGTTTTAAATCGGGAAAGTTTTGCAGCCATGGCAGATATTGCTCATGAAGAAGGGGTTTTTGAAGAAAATGAAAGTACTATTATAAAAAACCTATTGACCTTTAAGCAGGTTTTTGCCAAAGATATCATGACACCAAGAACCGTTATGAAAGCTGTTGATCAAAACACAAGTGTTGAAGAATTTTTTAAGAAAAACATGGACCTTCGTTTTTCCAGAATTCCAATTTACTCGGAAGAAGCTGATAATATCAAAGGTTTGGTACTAAAGGATGAGGTGTTTAAAGAAATGGCCTTGGATAATGGTTCAAAAACTTTATCTGATCTTAAAAGAGATATCATTGTCGTAGAGCGTAACTCACCTTTACCAACCTTGTTCTCGAAATTGGTAGATAGTCGGAATCACATGGCTATGGTCGTTGATGAATATGGCTCTGTAAGCGGAATCGTAACCATGGAAGATGTTATCGAAACCTTACTTGGTTTGGAAATTATGGACGAAAGTGATGATGTTTCAGACCTACAGCACATGGCAAGAAAAAGTTGGGAAGCCCGAGCTAAAAAATTAGGTATTCTAGAGGATAAACCTGCTATAGAGAACACTTCCGAAGAAAACGAATAA
- a CDS encoding methylated-DNA--[protein]-cysteine S-methyltransferase: MDSCTIDTPLGCAKIIGNENGIASVSILDTPKEVSDTIPETLLDCVIQLKEYFNEKRKAFDLKLNPEGTTFQKKVWNQLETIPFGKTISYLELSKQLGDVKAIRAAASANGKNPLWIIVPCHRVIGSDGSLTGYAGGLHRKQWLLNHESEYKQQSLF, from the coding sequence ATGGATTCCTGTACCATTGATACACCATTAGGTTGTGCCAAAATCATCGGAAACGAAAATGGTATTGCTTCGGTTTCCATATTGGATACACCAAAAGAAGTATCAGATACCATCCCAGAAACCTTATTGGATTGTGTCATTCAGCTCAAGGAGTACTTTAACGAAAAACGTAAAGCCTTCGATTTAAAATTGAATCCTGAAGGCACCACTTTTCAGAAAAAAGTGTGGAATCAACTTGAGACCATTCCCTTTGGTAAAACCATTTCGTACTTAGAATTATCTAAACAATTGGGCGATGTAAAGGCCATTAGAGCTGCTGCTAGCGCTAACGGAAAAAATCCACTTTGGATTATTGTGCCTTGCCACAGAGTCATCGGAAGTGATGGCAGTTTAACAGGATATGCTGGTGGTCTGCATAGAAAGCAATGGTTGCTAAATCATGAAAGTGAATATAAACAGCAGTCACTTTTTTAA